One Harpia harpyja isolate bHarHar1 chromosome 28, bHarHar1 primary haplotype, whole genome shotgun sequence DNA window includes the following coding sequences:
- the RUSF1 gene encoding RUS family member 1 gives MERPEGPGGGLGPPHPPPEPPQDPPPLCRELWGSREAARYREGPRGGLQRLVPPGACSHSCLRRAAAQVLLPQGYPESVSPDYLQYQCWDALQALCSTLMGALATRAVLQAVGVGDSAATVTGATLTWVLRDGVGMVTRITFAWLQGSRLDCEAKQWRLAADVLNDAALVLELLAPAWPRAGPALLTLAAAAKCIVGVAGGATRAALAVHQARRDNMADVAAKDSSQETLVNGAGLLLALLLLPLLEGRPWVTWGVVTLLLGTHLGANLGALGALRLPTLNRPRLRLALGGALRGGARQGGVRQPQPTGEGGVAVVVVPGPDDVNPREPLLPGFSTRLTLHLGAPLHRLVHSEAEFKKALECGTEDYIIVLRPSQGWVGVGLRRGAPPDTPLRACAQALLLEELLGPDLPPGAPMGAALRPLQQRLRRCPPGTVPWGVVAESSRLWRTLGPTFLRGLAAAGWETQRHLLAPDEWQLDWAGPGGGAPGDEPCPSPNNRLRPSPD, from the exons ATGGAGCGGCcggagggtcccgggggggggctgggacccccccaccctcccccagagcccccccaggacccccccccgctCTGCCGGGAGCTGTGGGGTTCCCGGGAGGCCGCCCGGTACCGGGAGGGTCCCCGGGGGGGGCTCCAGCGCCTCGTCCCCCCCGGCGCCTGCTCGCACTCCTGCCTGCGCCGCGCTGCCGCC caagtGCTGCTGCCACAGGGGTACCCTGAGAGCGTCAGCCCTGACTACCTCCAGTACCAGTGCTGGGATGCTCTTCAG gcGCTGTGCAGCACCCTGATGGGCGCCCTGGCCACCCGGGCGGTGCTCCAGGCCGTGGGGGTGGGGGACAGCGCCGCCACCGTCACCGGGGCCACCCTCACCTGGGTGCTGCGTG ATGGGGTGGGGATGGTGACCCGCATCACCTTCGCCTGGCTCCAGGG gagcCGCCTGGACTGCGAGGCCAAGCAGTGGCG GCTGGCGGCCGACGTGCTGAACGACGCGGCGCTcgtgctggagctgctggcgcCCGCCTGGCCGCGCGCCGGCCCCGCCCTCCTGACGCTGGCGGCTGCCGCCAAG TGCATCGTGGGCGTGGCGGGCGGAGCCACGCGGGCGGCGCTGGCCGTGCACCAGGCGCGGAGGGACAACATGGCCGACGTGGCCGCCAAGGACAGCAGCCAg GAGACGCTGGTGAACGGGGCGGggctgctgctggcgctgctgctgctgccgctgctggagGGGCGGCCATG ggTGACGTGGGGGGTGGTGACACTGCTGCTGGGGACCCACCTGGGGGCCAACCTGGGGGCGCTGGGGGCCCTGCGCCTCCCCACCCTCAACAGGCCCCGCCTCCGCCTCGCCCTGGGCGGGGCTTTGAGGGGCGGGGCCCGGCAGGGCGGGGTTCGGCAGCCCCAGCCAACCGGGGAAGGCGGAGTcgccgtcgtcgtcgtccccGGCCCTGACGATGTCAACCCCCGCGAGCCGCTGCTGCCCG GCTTCAGCACCCGCCTCACCCTCCACTTGGGTGCCCCCCTGCACCGGCTGGTCCACAG cgAAGCCGAATTCAAGAAGGCGCTGGAATGCGGCACCGAGGATTACATCATCGTGCTCCGCCCCTCCCAAG gctGGGTGGGGGTGGGTCTCCGTCGGGGggccccccccgacacccccctaCGAGCCTGCGCCCAggccctgctgctggaggagctgctgggtcCCGACCTGCCCccgggggcacccatgggtgctgccctGCGCCCGCTGCAGCAACGCCTGCGGCGCTGCC CGCCAGGGACGGTGCCGTGGGGCGTCGTGGCCGAGAGCTCCCGCCTCTGGCGCACGCTGGGCCCCACCTTCCTGCGCG GGCTGGCGGCCGCCGGTTGGGAGACGCAGCGGCACCTCCTGGCCCCCGACGAATGGCAGCTCGACTGGGCGGGGCCAGGGGGCGGGGCCCCGGGCGACGAGCCCTGCCCCTCCCCCAATAACCGGCTCCGCCCTTCTCCGGATTGA